From a single Raphanus sativus cultivar WK10039 chromosome 3, ASM80110v3, whole genome shotgun sequence genomic region:
- the LOC108848084 gene encoding uncharacterized protein LOC108848084 — MSSSSGSFSGRSSSSACSSRGDSDNSFDADELLQFGSRRMELRKEKDLLRESKPHSIELVRRLELHSKSLSESLLEDTARIRTMEIELLNCYKEIGYLRDQLIFKSKEVSYLKEHVHSLESKLTESGNLEEEVRFLREELCMSKSEHLLLMQELESKETELQCSSLSVEKLEETISSLTLESLCEIESMKLDITALEQALVDAVKIQEEESIQERDHLKGIIKEVQSQAREAQEKAKYFEKQNQELREIIASSEKSIKEFFQSTKDEQQPLNAEGFFAELSHVFPLSSEVRECFDAIIKKLELPRNISSIDKTEAMGKQMQLQEDLVKRLKEELKEEKLKAKEEAEDLTQEMAELRYKMTCLVDEERKRRVCIEQASLQRIAELEAQIKRETNKRSSTELLLPLSGL; from the exons ATGTCGAGTAGCTCGGGAAGTTTCTCAGGAAGAAGCAGCAGCTCTGCATGTAGTTCCCGAGGTGATAGTGATAACTCCTTTGACGCTGATGAGCTTCTCCAGTTTGGTTCCAGACGCATGGAG CTAAGGAAAGAGAAGGACTTGCTTAGAGAATCGAAACCTCATAGTATTGAACTAGTCAGA AGATTGGAACTCCACTCAAAGTCATTATCTGAATCTCTCCTAGAAGACACTGCAAGGATTCGTACCATGGAGATAGAGTTGTTGAATTGCTATAAAGAGATTG GTTACTTGCGAGATCAGCTGATTTTTAAAAGCAAGGAAGTGAGTTACCTCAAAGAGCATGTGCACAGTCTTGAGTCGAAACTGACCGAATCAGGGAACTTGGAAGAAGAAGTTAGATTCTTGAGAGAGGAGTTGTGTATGTCTAAATCCGAGCATTTGTTGTTGATGCAAGAACTGGAGAGCAAAGAGACGGAGCTGCAGTGTTCGTCTCTTTCTGTGGAGAAACTGGAGGAGACCATCTCGTCCTTAACATTGGAATCCCTGTGCGAAATAGAGAGCATGAAGCTTGATATAACTGCCTTGGAGCAAGCACTCGTTGACGCAGTGAAaatccaagaagaagaaagcatcCAAGAGAGAGATCACTTGAAAGGAATAATCAAAGAGGTTCAGTCTCAGGCTCGAGAGGCGCAAGAAAAGGCCAAGTACTTTGAGAAGCAGAACCAAGAGCTGAGAGAGATAATCGCCTCCTCTGAAAAGAGTATCAAAGAGTTTTTTCAAAGTACTAAAGACGAACAACAACCTCTAAACGCAGAGGGCTTCTTCGCTGAGCTGAGCCATGTGTTTCCACTGTCCAGTGAAGTTCG TGAATGTTTCGATGCAATCATCAAGAAACTAGAACTCCCCCGGAATATATCTTCGATTGATAAAACGGAGGCTATGGGGAAACAGATGCAGCTGCAGGAAGATCTTGTGAAGCGGCTGAAG GAGGAACTGAAAGAGGAGAAACTGAAGGCGAAGGAAGAAGCGGAAGACCTTACTCAAGAAATGGCTGAACTAAGGTACAAGATGACATGTTTGGTGGACGAGGAACGCAAACGCCGTGTGTGCATAGAGCAAGCGTCATTACAGAGAATTGCAGAACTAGAAGCACAG ATCAAGAGAGAGACAAACAAGCGCTCTTCCACTGAGTTGTTGCTGCCTCTTTCCGGGTTATGA